A DNA window from Daucus carota subsp. sativus chromosome 3, DH1 v3.0, whole genome shotgun sequence contains the following coding sequences:
- the LOC108212537 gene encoding uncharacterized protein LOC108212537 gives MAESFAKFSIENEELEEINYTEEPTILSEIDTRWCLVGKFLTDSTIDFQAMQHKMATLWRPGKGMYVKQLEPNRFLFQFYHKIDIKRVCDGSPWTFGSFHLIFERLKEGVDPRAMNINNLEIWVQLHGLGAGFMPQRVVTDIGNHIGRFVESDVNNFVGVWRDHFRVRVSIPIDNPLKRRMKLRKSETEWCWVYFKYEAVPTFCFICGLIGHSDKFCDKLFDVQGSDIEKPYGAWMRADPKRRSYTMGNKWLRAGGATPVNTTTEEDSDKSVALNSATANNNPGKSGIATTTTSLDSRIAVGVNLGVPGGVQDKNKKQVIVSLDNDYIENGISEENKEITYTDPKRRRVAHEPTSPDANRDQSPHEEEMADSTLEQDQNKKKRKYGGYCYAVPPIIMSIISWNCQGMGPPWKLRFLKDVIRQHRPSFVFLCETLSSKEKMECIRSQIGFQGMLVVEAQGRSGGLSLLWRNQDQVQLRSLSSNHIDVEISVSAIQTWRLTGVYGEPNRSQRRRTWELLRNLSRDANLPWCTIGDMNNIASQADKKGGAAYPQWLLDGFNDMLEEVGLKDMELYGHPFTWERGRGTDAWLEIRLDRAMATSNWFELFPYSKLYNLEGSPSDHSAIFLEPSVSSPGLRKKRFRFENAWLTEPLCRVIVRENWESNGVSTVQQKIQQCAENLSVWGKEVTGCFNKRIKECHQKLKFLRRKRDEQSLREYKDTKHQLFLILDQKEIFWRQRSKQLWLSAGDKNTKYFHAACNRRQRTNRIVKLKDDSGEWLDWENGLQYLIQSFYEDLFTAGRVEYEAVIDCVPQTITPEQNGALSTEVTREEVKLALFQMHPDKAPGPDGMTPAFFQKHWQIVGEDVYKLTKHFFVTGELLQGINDTNIVLIPKKKNPIVVGDLRPIALCNVIMKIITKIMANRMKSMLHDVVSDNQSAFIPNRLISDNIMISYEIMHYLKGKKVGKDGYMALKLDMSKAYDRIEWDFLREILLKMGFSQWWVSLVLKCVTTVNYTIIHGEHEMGPICPTRGIRQGDPLSPYLFIICAEGFSALLRKYEEKKWIQGVKICRKAPMVTHMLFADDSYLFCKANSTEAQRILEILELYEKASGQQVNRNKSSIFYSSNVLQYNKDSIAQWLQMAEANDHSTYLGLPNIIGRNKSALLGFLKDKVDSRVRSWDGNYISRSGKEILVKHVAQALPSYAMNVFLLPLDITRNIEKSLTRIWWNSGQNSKSKLNWMSWERMAKHKNVGGMGFRHFRDFNIAMLGKQLWRLASIPNSLVSRLYKAKYYDSSDIFHARLGHNPSFIWRSLLEAQQLLKEGARWRVGDGSTIQILGQPWLLVHENPYITSMPEPLQNNVVASLFRTDKKEWDIEVVKDVLNERDQVCVLAIPLSETNTEDQLYWRFEGMGNYTVKSAYRFLQSQRGHWNVEENDKIWQTLWSIKAPPKVLNLVWRALSDCLPTLSQLHQKRVPVQVTCPSCQEEEESIVHTLVNCRFARQCWATMFPNIQFQTATCFRMWLQVMFNTCSKAEYAEVVTLCWSIWRSRNDVVWNQRHTKFNKTVADAKQYLIQWKITQSRNFITPLQPFAEGDGAVVWVKPQPNTIKVSLDAVVFEDRGGVGFGLVARNSEGHLIEAKAVFHPAMVSPLEAEAMAFKEALSWMDARGWGEASVESDCWVLVQAVRSTAKLRSYFGLIIEECRNYLLSLNKVNLFFVKRSANTVAHQVARESYYLSGRIIDRSSVPKSIHDCILHDLNA, from the coding sequence ATGGCAGAGAGTTTCGCCAAATTCTCCATTGAAAATGAAGAACTAGAAGAAATTAATTACACAGAAGAGCCAACGATTCTAAGTGAAATTGATACTAGGTGGTGCCTTGTTGGGAAGTTTCTTACTGATTCAACAATTGATTTTCAAGCCATGCAACATAAGATGGCTACATTATGGCGACCGGGTAAGGGTATGTATGTGAAACAGTTAGAACCAAATCGCTTCTTGTTTCAATTCTACCACAAGATTGACATTAAACGAGTTTGTGATGGTAGTCCTTGGACATTTGGGAGCTTCCACTTGATCTTTGAAAGACTGAAGGAGGGTGTAGATCCTAGGGCGATGAACATAAATAATCTGGAGATCTGGGTGCAACTGCATGGTCTGGGGGCTGGATTTATGCCACAACGCGTAGTTACAGACATTGGCAATCACATTGGCAGGTTCGTGGAATCAGATGTAAACAACTTTGTGGGAGTATGGAGAGATCACTTTCGAGTCAGGGTCTCAATTCCCATTGACAATCCGTTGAAAAGAAGAATGAAACTGAGGAAATCGGAGACAGAATGGTGCTGGGTGTACTTCAAGTATGAGGCTGTTCCCACCTTTTGTTTCATTTGTGGTTTAATTGGGCACAGTGACAAATTCTGTGACAAACTTTTTGACGTTCAAGGCAGTGATATTGAGAAGCCGTATGGTGCATGGATGCGAGCAGATCCAAAAAGACGCTCTTACACCATGGGAAATAAGTGGCTGAGGGCAGGTGGTGCAACTCCGGTGAACACCACAACGGAGGAAGACAGTGATAAATCAGTGGCCTTGAATTCAGCAACTGCTAACAATAATCCCGGGAAATCAGGGATTGCCACGACAACCACATCCCTTGATTCCAGGATAGCTGTTGGAGTAAATTTAGGCGTACCAGGTGGAGTTcaggataaaaataaaaagcagGTGATTGTTTCTCTAGATAATGATTATATTGAGAATGGGATTTCAGAGGAAAATAAGGAAATTACTTACACGGACCCGAAAAGAAGAAGAGTGGCCCATGAACCAACAAGCCCAGATGCTAATAGAGATCAAAGCCCACATGAAGAGGAAATGGCGGATAGTACTTTAGAACAAGACCAGAACAAAAAAAAACGGAAATATGGCGGGTACTGCTATGCAGTCCCGCCTATCATTATGAGTATTATAAGTTGGAACTGCCAAGGCATGGGGCCGCCTTGGAAGCTTCGGTTCCTAAAAGACGTCATTCGTCAACATCGGCCTTCGTTTGTTTTTCTATGTGAAACTTTAAGTAGTAAAGAGAAGATGGAATGTATTCGTTCTCAGATTGGTTTTCAAGGCATGTTAGTTGTGGAGGCTCAGGGAAGGAGTGGAGGTTTATCTTTGTTATGGAGAAATCAAGATCAAGTCCAATTACGCAGCTTGTCGAGTAACCACATTGATGTCGAAATATCTGTTAGTGCTATACAAACATGGCGCCTAACAGGTGTCTACGGCGAGCCAAACAGGAGCCAGAGGAGAAGAACTTGGGAGCTGTTACGTAATCTCTCCAGAGATGCCAACTTGCCGTGGTGTACTATCGGAGACATGAACAACATAGCTTCGCAGGCGGATAAAAAAGGTGGAGCTGCTTACCCACAATGGTTATTGGATGGGTTCAATGATATGTTAGAAGAGGTTGGTTTAAAAGATATGGAATTATATGGCCATCCGTTCACTTGGGAGAGGGGAAGGGGTACGGATGCTTGGCTGGAAATCAGGCTAGACAGGGCTATGGCAACAAGTAACTGGTTTGAGTTATTTccttattcaaaattatataatctgGAAGGATCACCCTCCGATCACAGTGCAATTTTTCTGGAACCATCTGTCTCCAGTCCTGGCTTGAGAAAGAAGAGATTTCGTTTTGAAAATGCGTGGCTAACGGAACCATTATGTAGAGTCATTGTTCGAGAAAACTGGGAATCTAATGGGGTGTCAACAGTTCAACAGAAAATTCAGCAGTGTGCAGAAAACTTAAGTGTTTGGGGAAAAGAAGTGACGGGTTGCTTTAACAAACGGATTAAAGAATGCCATCAGAAGTTAAAGTTTCTCCGGAGAAAACGTGATGAGCAGTCCTTGAGGGAATACAAGGATACTAAACACCAGCTCTTTTTAATATTGGATCAGAAGGAGATTTTTTGGCGTCAGCGCTCTAAACAGCTTTGGCTCAGTGCTGGTGACAAGAACACGAAGTACTTTCATGCTGCGTGTAATAGAAGGCAAAGGACTAATCGTATTGTTAAGCTAAAAGATGATTCAGGTGAATGGTTAGACTGGGAGAATGGCTTGCAGTACCTTATTCAATCTTTCTATGAGGACCTTTTTACAGCTGGTCGAGTGGAGTACGAagctgttattgattgtgttcctCAAACCATCACACCAGAACAAAATGGGGCTTTAAGTACAGAGGTGACAAGGGAAGAAGTTAAGCTAGCACTTTTCCAGATGCACCCCGATAAGGCACCAGGACCTGACGGAATGACTCCGGCCTTTTTTCAGAAACACTGGCAAATTGTTGGTGAAGATGTGTATAAGCTTACAAAACACTTCTTTGTCACGGGTGAGTTGTTGCAGGGCATCAATGACACTAACATTGTCTTGATCCCGAAAAAGAAGAATCCAATTGTAGTTGGGGATTTGAGGCCGATTGCTCTCTGTAACGTCATCATGAAAATCATAACCAAGATTATGGCCAACAGAATGAAAAGTATGCTTCATGATGTGGTTTCTGATAATCAGAGTGCATTTATCCCTAATAGACTCATTTCTGACAATATTATGATATCTTATGAGATCATGCACTACTTGAAAGGGAAGAAGGTTGGTAAGGATGGGTATATGGCCTTGAAGCTCGACATGAGCAAAGCATATGATCGTATCGAGTGGGATTTTTTGCGTGAAATTCTCCTGAAAATGGGTTTCTCTCAATGGTGGGTTTCTCTGGTGCTTAAATGTGTCACCACAGTTAACTATACAATCATTCATGGAGAGCACGAAATGGGTCCAATTTGTCCAACCCGTGGAATACGTCAAGGAGATCCTCTTTCTCCATACTTATTCATCATATGTGCTGAAGGATTCTCTGCGCTCTTGAGGAAATATGAAGAAAAGAAATGGATTCAGGGTGTTAAAATTTGCAGGAAGGCCCCGATGGTCACCCATATGCTATTTGCTGATGACTCCTATCTGTTTTGTAAAGCAAACTCAACTGAGGCTCAAAGGATTCTTGAGATTTTGGAATTATACGAAAAAGCTTCAGGGCAACAAGTGAACAGAAACAAGTCTTCAATATTCTATAGCTCGAATGTTCTGCAGTACAATAAAGATTCAATAGCTCAGTGGCTTCAAATGGCAGAAGCAAATGATCACTCGACATATCTGGGGTTACCAAATATTATTGGCAGAAACAAGTCAGCTCTTCTTGGCTTCTTGAAGGATAAGGTTGACTCAAGAGTCCGTAGTTGGGACGGTAACTATATTTCGAGATCTGGAAAGGAAATTTTGGTTAAACATGTTGCTCAGGCCCTGCCATCTTACGCCATGAACGTATTCCTTCTTCCGCTAGATATTACAAGGAATATCGAGAAAAGCTTAACAAGAATCTGGTGGAACTCAGGTCAGAACAGTAAATCGAAGCTCAATTGGATGTCTTGGGAGAGAATGGCGAAACATAAAAATGTTGGAGGCATGGGCTTTAGACATTTTCGAGATTTCAACATTGCTATGTTAGGTAAACAGCTATGGCGATTGGCTAGTATTCCTAACAGCCTTGTCTCGAGATTGTACAAAGCTAAATACTATGATTCATCGGATATATTTCATGCTCGGCTAGGCCACAATCCAAGTTTTATATGGCGTAGTCTTCTTGAAGCTCAACAATTGCTTAAGGAAGGGGCTCGTTGGAGAGTTGGTGATGGTTCAACAATTCAAATCCTTGGCCAACCCTGGCTGTTAGTGCATGAGAACCCTTATATTACATCTATGCCAGAACCTTTACAAAATAATGTTGTTGCTTCGCTGTTTCGCACAGACAAAAAGGAGTGGGATATTGAAGTAGTAAAGGATGTTCTGAATGAAAGGGACCAGGTGTGTGTGCTGGCCATCCCTTTGTCTGAGACAAACACTGAGGATCAACTGTACTGGAGATTTGAAGGAATGGGTAACTACACGGTTAAATCGGCGTACAGATTCTTGCAATCTCAGAGGGGTCACTGGAACGTGGAGGAGAATGACAAAATTTGGCAAACTTTATGGAGTATAAAAGCTCCACCGAAGGTTCTTAATCTGGTATGGAGGGCTTTATCTGATTGTCTCCCTACCTTGTCTCAACTTCATCAGAAACGCGTTCCAGTTCAAGTTACTTGTCCGAGCTGCCAAGAGGAAGAAGAATCGATTGTGCATACGTTAGTGAACTGCAGGTTTGCTCGTCAGTGCTGGGCTACTATGTTCCCTAACATCCAGTTTCAAACGGCCACCTGTTTCAGAATGTGGCTACAGGTTATGTTCAATACCTGCAGCAAGGCCGAATATGCAGAGGTGGTAACTTTGTGCTGGTCAATTTGGAGATCACGGAATGATGTAGTCTGGAACCAAAGACATACGAAATTTAATAAAACAGTGGCGGATGCAAAGCAGTACCTTATACAATGGAAAATAACCCAGTCAAGAAATTTTATTACTCCTCTACAGCCGTTCGCAGAAGGAGATGGAGCTGTAGTATGGGTTAAGCCCCAGCCAAACACAATTAAGGTATCATTGGATGCTGTTGTTTTTGAAGATCGTGGTGGAGTTGGTTTTGGTTTAGTGGCTCGAAATTCTGAAGGTCATCTGATAGAAGCAAAAGCTGTGTTTCACCCTGCCATGGTTTCTCCTTTGGAAGCTGAAGCTATGGCTTTTAAGGAAGCGCTAAGTTGGATGGATGCTCGAGGATGGGGGGAAGCTTCTGTAGAATCTGATTGCTGGGTTCTGGTGCAAGCTGTTAGAAGTACGGCAAAGCTCAGATCATATTTTGGCTTGATCATCGAGGAGTGCCGTAATTACCTCCTAAGTCTAAACAAGgttaatttgttttttgtcaAACGGTCTGCTAATACGGTTGCCCATCAAGTTGCTAGGGAATCATATTATTTGTCAGGTCGTATTATCGATAGGAGTTCTGTTCCTAAATCGATTCATGATTGTATTTTGCACGATTTGAATGCTTAA
- the LOC108213300 gene encoding LOB domain-containing protein 36, whose amino-acid sequence MSSSNSPCAACKFLRRKCTQECVFAPYFPPDQPQKFANVHKVFGASNVAKLLNDLNAAQREDAVNSLAYEADARLRDPVYGCVGLISILQHKLKQVQVDLFNAKKELASYIGPSAMLPILQHPGLIQQHPSNPQNVLGYNNMQPMLGLSMNQPHGAMPLMIRDPQQQQMLEAQHLAAAEREQAEIMRTYNEQQQPPPDQHPRFNNGFDTSGQTAASGFNQTIADGSTMSLVLGSYENQYGHHPIQQQPQEPHIHHNQVLQIQPQLLLQQQQQIAPPQAVTQHRDGSEEGRSGGPSC is encoded by the coding sequence ATGTCTTCGTCAAACTCTCCATGTGCTGCTTGCAAATTCCTCCGAAGAAAATGCACTCAAGAATGTGTGTTTGCGCCGTATTTTCCCCCAGACCAGCCTCAGAAATTCGCCAATGTTCACAAAGTGTTTGGCGCCAGCAACGTGGCGAAACTCCTGAATGATCTCAACGCGGCGCAGCGCGAAGATGCTGTGAATTCCCTGGCGTATGAGGCGGACGCTAGGCTCCGAGACCCGGTGTATGGCTGCGTTGGCCTCATCTCGATTCTACAACACAAGCTGAAGCAAGTCCAAGTTGACCTATTCAATGCCAAGAAAGAGTTAGCCAGTTACATTGGGCCTTCTGCAATGTTACCGATTCTTCAGCACCCGGGCCTAATTCAGCAGCACCCGAGTAATCCCCAAAACGTGTTGGGCTACAATAATATGCAGCCGATGTTAGGGCTGTCCATGAATCAGCCCCACGGGGCAATGCCGTTGATGATCCGTGACCCGCAGCAGCAGCAAATGCTGGAGGCTCAGCACTTGGCCGCGGCCGAGAGAGAACAGGCGGAAATAATGAGAACTTATAATGAGCAGCAGCAGCCGCCTCCTGATCAGCATCCGCGGTTCAACAATGGATTTGACACCAGCGGCCAGACCGCAGCTAGTGGATTCAATCAGACTATCGCAGACGGTTCAACCATGTCTCTGGTTTTAGGTTCTTACGAGAACCAGTACGGTCATCATCCGATTCAACAGCAGCCACAGGAGCCTCACATCCATCACAATCAGGTCCTTCAAATCCAGCCTCAACTCCTACTCCAACAGCAGCAGCAGATTGCGCCACCGCAAGCGGTGACGCAGCATAGAGATGGAAGCGAGGAAGGCCGGAGCGGTGGTCCATCGTGTTGA